In Parerythrobacter aestuarii, the sequence GGCATAGGTGCTCTTGCCGAGACAGATCACCAACACATCTTCCGGGATACGGAAATATTCGACCGTGCGGGCCAAGGCAAAGCTGTTGGGCGGGATCACGCAGACATCGGTCTCGCGGTCGACCAGGCTGTCACCATCGAAATCCTTGGGATCGACCACCGCGCTGTTGACGTTGGTGAAGATCTTGAACTCGGGCGCGACGCGGGCGTCATAGCCGAACGAGCTCAGCCCGTAGGAAATGCAGCCGTCACGCCGCTGCGCTTCTTCGAACGGCTCGATCATGCCGCGTTTGGTCGCAGCCTCGCGAATCCATTTGTCGCTCAAAATTGCCATGCAGGCAGGATTCCCGAGCGCGGCGCTCGCGGCAAGCTCCGCACAGCGATTTCCCCTATTTTAGAGGGATGGCTCCCAGCTTGGGATTGAGGCCGGTTATGAAATTGAGCCACTTTTTTGGACGCCGGAGCATCTTCTGCGGGTACTCGACCTTGAGCCCGGCCAGCTCTGCCATGCGGCCTACGAAGTGGATGCAGTTGCGCTTTTCGAGGTCGTAGAAATCACCCGGGGCGTCGCGCCAGGCTGCGACTTCGCGCTTGATGCGATGATACTGCTGATCGCTGATGGTCAGCGTGAAGTGCCGGTTGGTCTTGCGGATCATTTTCGGCTCTTCATGAATGATCGCCTGCTTGACAGGTCCGTTGAGGATTGCCGGCGTGGTCTTGAGCGCGGAGAAACCGAAATTCTCATCGACCTTCGTGCCGTTAGCAAGCGTTCCTTCCAGAACGACGAAAGCATGCGGGTAGCGCCCGAACAGCACCGATCCGTTGAAGGAATGAAAGTGCATCTTCACCTCGGCCATGGCGGTAGACGACCATGCAAAGGCGAAGACGGCGATCAGCAGTTTGATATATCGGCCCATGGGCGCGCTGTTTAACGGGCGAATCGGGGGATGATAACCCCCCGATTCACGCTCTGTCTTAGCTGGCGAGCAGCGTGGCGTTGCCGCCTGCCGCCGTGGTGTCGATGCAAACCACACGTTCCGTGGCGAAACGTGCGACATAGTGGGGGCCGCCAGCCTTGGGGCCGGTGCCCGACAAGCCTTCGCCGCCGAACGGCTGGCTTTCCACCACCGCGCCGATCTGGTTGCGGTTGACGTAGAAATTGCCGACCCGCGCACGAGCTTCGACATAGCGCCGAGTCGCTTCGATCCGACTGTGCAGGCCCAGCGTGAGCCCGTAACCGGTGGCATTGATATCTGCCAGGACCTGGTCGAGTTCCTCGGCCTTGAAGCGGGCGACATGCAGGATCGGGCCGAAGTTCTCACGCTTCAGGTCGAGGATGGAATCCAACTCGATGATCGTCGGCGCGACAAAGCAGCCCCTGGCTGCCCCGCGCGGCAGCTTGCGCCGCCAGACCTGCATCCCGGCTTTCTTGCGGCGGGCAACGTGGCGTTCCAGCGCCGCCTTGGCGTCTGGATCGATAACCGGGCCGACATCGGTCGCGAAGTCCGCCGGATCGCCGATAGAAAGCGCTTCGAATGCACCCCGGATCATCGCCAGCATCGCGTCGTAGACGTCATCCTGGATGTAGAGCATGCGTTGCGCCGAGCAGCGCTGCCCGGCGCTCTGGAACGCGCTGGCGACGACGTCGCGGGCGACTTGCTCGGGCAGGGCCGAACTGTCGACGATCATGGCGTTCTGCCCGCCGGTCTCGGCGATAAAGGTTGCGATCGGCCCTTCGCGCGCGGCGAGCGAACGGTTGATCGCCTGCGCGGTCTCCGTCGAACCGGTGAAAGCAACCCCGGCCAGGCGCGGGTCGCTGGTGATCATCTGTCCGACATCGCCTGCGCCTGGCAGAAGCTGGAAGACTTCTTCCGGGATACCTGCTTCGTGGCACAGCTTCACGGCCAGCGCGGCGATCAGCGGCGTCTGCTCGGCAGGCTTGGCGACCACGGTGTTGCCTGCCGCCATCGCCGCTGCGGCGGGACCGATGAAGATCGCCAGCGGGAAGTTCCACGGGCTGATGGTGGCAAATACCCCGCGCCCGGCCATGTGCAGCCGGTTCTCTTCACCGGTCGGGCCAGGCAACATGATCGGCGCGGAAAACTGGCGCCGGGCCTCACCGGCATAATAGCGCAGGAAGTCGACCGCCTCGCGCACTTCGAGCACTCCGTCGAGCAGCGACTTGCCCGCTTCATTGCGGCACAGGCTGAGGAATTCGTCGGAATGCGCTTCGAACAGGTCGGCCGCCGCTTCGAGCAGCAAGGCCCGCTTCTCGCCGCCGAGCGCATTCCAGCCCGGCTGGATCAGCTGCGCACGTGTGATCGCGTCCTTGACTTCTTCCTCGGTACAATCGCGCCGGGTCCCGACTTCATGGGTCAGGTCTTGCGGCTGGTTGATCGGTGCTTCTTCGCCCGCTGCTTCGGCAGGGAAGGTCGGGCCGGCATACCAGTGCCTGCCTTCCAGCGCTTCGAGCCGTTGGAGTAGCGGTTCGCGCACCAGCGGATCCGCCAGGTCGACACCCGCGCTGTTGCGCCGATTAGGGAATATGTCCGCGGGCAACGGAATTTCCGGGTTCCGCTTGGGCTTTAGCGCCGCCAGCTCCTCGACCGGGTTGCTTGCCAGTTCGACCGCCGGCACCTCGGCATCGGCCATGCGGTTGACGAAGGAACTGTTGGCCCCGTTCTCCAGCAGGCGCCGGACGAGATAGGCCAGCAGGTCTTTGTGCACGCCAACGGGTGCATAAATTCGCACAGGGGTTCTGGCGTTGCCTTCGTGCGACGCCAGCGCGTCGTATAATTCCTCGCCCATTCCATGCAGGCGCTGGAACTCGAACTCCTTCGAACCCGCCAAAGCCTTGATGGAACCGATTGTATACGCATTGTGCGTGGCGAACGCCGGGTAGATCACGTCATTGGCTTCAAGCAGCCTGGAAGCGCAGGCGAGGTAGCTGACGTCGGTCGCGACCTTGCGCGTGAAGACCGGGAAGTCGGGATAGCCGCCGACATGGCTGAGCTTGATCTCCGTGTCCCAGTACGCGCCTTTGACCAGTCGCACCATCAGCCGCCGGTCGTGCCGCCGCGCCAGCTTGACGACCCAGTCGCACAGCGGCGCAGCACGCTTCTGGTAAGCCTGGATCACGATCCCGAAACCGCCCCATGCGGTGCCATCAGGCTTGGTGAACAGCGCGTCGTCTTCAACCAGTTGTTCGATGATGTCGAGCGAGATCTCCAGCCGTTCGGCTTCCTCGGCATCGATATTGAAATGCATGTTGGCATCGCGCGCTTTCGCCGCCAGGTCGCGCAAGATCGGCACCAGCGCCGCAACCGCGGCCTCCTGATGGAAGACATCGTATTTCGGATAGAGCGCCGACAGCTTTACCGAGATGCCCGGGCTCGATTTGAACGACCCATCGGTTTCGCCCGCGAGGCGTTCAATGGCGCGTTCGTAGGATTGGCGATAGCGCTCAGCATCCTCGAAAGTCAGCGCACCTTCGCCCAGCATGTCGAAACTGTGGGTCAGGCCCTGGGCCCGCTCAGGCTTGGCCCGCTTGAGCGCTTCACCAATATCGCGGCCATAAACGAACTGGCCGCCAAGGATTTTCATCGCCTGCAAGGTGGCTTTGCGGATAACTGGTTCGCCCAGCCGGTTGACGGTGCGCTTCAGCGTCTTGCCCATCCCGCGCTGGTGCTCTTCTGGTCGCTCCAGCACTTCGCCGGTCAGCATCAGCGAGAAGGTCGCGGCGTTGACAAAAGTCGAAGAACTCTCACCCAGGTGCTCGCCCCAGTCGATATCGCCGAGCTTGTCGCGGATCAGCGCGTCGGCTGTTTCGTGATCGGGCACCCGCAACAACGCTTCGGCCAAGCACATCAGTGCGATACCCTCTTCGGTCGCCAGCCCGTAGGTGTGCAGGAAGGCATCTATCCCGCTGGCCTTGCGCTTTCGTGCGCCCTCGATCAGGCGGACAGCCAGTTGCTGCGCTTCGTCGTGCCTGGCGGCGGCGGGAGCTGCCTGGCGCAGTCGCTCGGTGACGCACGTTTCTTCATCCTGGCGATAGGCGTTGCGGAAGGGCGTGCGATTCAGTGGGGCAAGCGTGGTCATAGGGGTGGTAAATTTTTCTCCTGTGGCGAGTCGTCGCTGGGCGCGAGTTGGACCTGAAAGTGCTTTCAATCAAGGGAAGTCGCGCAGGTGGTCTGGATAGTCTATCGCGCGTGCAAGAATCGGAAACATGACGAGGAGAGAACGCCATGGATATTGCCAAGCTGATGTACCGCGACGGGTTGATGGAAGGCGAACGCATCCTCGTCACCGGTGGCGGCACGGGGCTGGGCAAGGAAATGACCGAGGCGTTCCTCAAGCTGGGCGCAGAGGTCCATATTTGCGGGCGGCGAGAAGGCAAGCTGCAGGAAACGGCCGACGGGCTAATGGGCAAGCATGGCGGCAAGGTGGTCGGCCACGCTTGCGACATCCGCAACCACGAAGCGATCCAGGAAATGGTCGCGAGAATCTGGGAAGGTGGTGCGCTGACCGGCCTCGTCAACAATGCGGCGGGGAATTTCATCAGCCGGACGGAGGACCTGTCTGCCAATGCCTTCAACGCGATTTCGGATATCGTCTTCCGCGGCACCTTCTACATGACGCATGAAGTCGGAACGCGGCTGATCAAGGAAGGCAAGCGCGGCAATTTCCTCTCGATCCTGACCACCTGGGTCTGGAATGGCGGTCCGTTCACGGTGCCGTCTGCCATGAGCAAATCAGCGGTCAACAACATGACTCAGAGCCTGGCGGTCGAATGGGGCCGCTACGGCCTGCGCTTCAATGCAATCGCCCCTGGCCTGTTCCCGACCGACGGGATGAGCGCGCGGCTCAGCCCAGGCGGGCGTGGCGGCAATTCGGGCGACCGGATGAACCCGATGGGGCGGCACGGCGAGATGCACGAACTCGCCAATCTCGCGGTGTTCCTGATGGGACCGGGCGCGGAATGGGTGAACGGCCAGACCATTGCCATCGACGGTGCCGGGTATCAGGCCAATTCGGGCAATTTCTACCAGGCGCTGGCGCCATTGGGAGACGAGGATTGGGCGAAGATGCGTGAGATGATCAAGGGCACCAACGCCAAGGACAAGGCCGAGCGAACAACCTGAGCGGTG encodes:
- the dcd gene encoding dCTP deaminase, whose product is MAILSDKWIREAATKRGMIEPFEEAQRRDGCISYGLSSFGYDARVAPEFKIFTNVNSAVVDPKDFDGDSLVDRETDVCVIPPNSFALARTVEYFRIPEDVLVICLGKSTYARCGIIVNVTPLEPGWEGHVTLEFSNTTPLPARIYANEGACQFLFLQGNERPEVTYADRAGKYMGQRGVTLPRL
- the putA gene encoding bifunctional proline dehydrogenase/L-glutamate gamma-semialdehyde dehydrogenase PutA, coding for MTTLAPLNRTPFRNAYRQDEETCVTERLRQAAPAAARHDEAQQLAVRLIEGARKRKASGIDAFLHTYGLATEEGIALMCLAEALLRVPDHETADALIRDKLGDIDWGEHLGESSSTFVNAATFSLMLTGEVLERPEEHQRGMGKTLKRTVNRLGEPVIRKATLQAMKILGGQFVYGRDIGEALKRAKPERAQGLTHSFDMLGEGALTFEDAERYRQSYERAIERLAGETDGSFKSSPGISVKLSALYPKYDVFHQEAAVAALVPILRDLAAKARDANMHFNIDAEEAERLEISLDIIEQLVEDDALFTKPDGTAWGGFGIVIQAYQKRAAPLCDWVVKLARRHDRRLMVRLVKGAYWDTEIKLSHVGGYPDFPVFTRKVATDVSYLACASRLLEANDVIYPAFATHNAYTIGSIKALAGSKEFEFQRLHGMGEELYDALASHEGNARTPVRIYAPVGVHKDLLAYLVRRLLENGANSSFVNRMADAEVPAVELASNPVEELAALKPKRNPEIPLPADIFPNRRNSAGVDLADPLVREPLLQRLEALEGRHWYAGPTFPAEAAGEEAPINQPQDLTHEVGTRRDCTEEEVKDAITRAQLIQPGWNALGGEKRALLLEAAADLFEAHSDEFLSLCRNEAGKSLLDGVLEVREAVDFLRYYAGEARRQFSAPIMLPGPTGEENRLHMAGRGVFATISPWNFPLAIFIGPAAAAMAAGNTVVAKPAEQTPLIAALAVKLCHEAGIPEEVFQLLPGAGDVGQMITSDPRLAGVAFTGSTETAQAINRSLAAREGPIATFIAETGGQNAMIVDSSALPEQVARDVVASAFQSAGQRCSAQRMLYIQDDVYDAMLAMIRGAFEALSIGDPADFATDVGPVIDPDAKAALERHVARRKKAGMQVWRRKLPRGAARGCFVAPTIIELDSILDLKRENFGPILHVARFKAEELDQVLADINATGYGLTLGLHSRIEATRRYVEARARVGNFYVNRNQIGAVVESQPFGGEGLSGTGPKAGGPHYVARFATERVVCIDTTAAGGNATLLAS
- a CDS encoding SDR family oxidoreductase; the protein is MDIAKLMYRDGLMEGERILVTGGGTGLGKEMTEAFLKLGAEVHICGRREGKLQETADGLMGKHGGKVVGHACDIRNHEAIQEMVARIWEGGALTGLVNNAAGNFISRTEDLSANAFNAISDIVFRGTFYMTHEVGTRLIKEGKRGNFLSILTTWVWNGGPFTVPSAMSKSAVNNMTQSLAVEWGRYGLRFNAIAPGLFPTDGMSARLSPGGRGGNSGDRMNPMGRHGEMHELANLAVFLMGPGAEWVNGQTIAIDGAGYQANSGNFYQALAPLGDEDWAKMREMIKGTNAKDKAERTT